The following proteins are co-located in the Vicugna pacos chromosome 3, VicPac4, whole genome shotgun sequence genome:
- the MRPL55 gene encoding large ribosomal subunit protein mL55 yields MAVTGSLLGLLWQRVVTGATLESRRCLCVSSWWADCNRASLTRVHRQTYARLYPVLLVKQDGSTIHIRYREPRRMLTMPVDLDSLSPEERRARFRKREAQLREEKEEEPELSDDFDVEQYKKFWTKK; encoded by the exons CCTGCTGTGGCAGCGTGTGGTGACAGGGGCCACCCTCGAGAGCCGCCGCTGTCTCTGTGTGTCCTCCTGGTGGGCTGACTGCAACAGAGCCTCACTCACTCGTGTACACCGGCAGACCTACGCACGCCTCTACCCTGTGCTCCTGGTCAAGCAGGATGGCTCCACCATCCACATCCGCTACCGGGAGCCAAGACGGATGCTCACA ATGCCTGTGGACCTGGACTCTCTGTCTCCAGAGGAGAGGCGTGCACGGTTCCGGAAACGAGAGGCCCAGCtcagagaggagaaggaggaggagccagaGCTCAGTGACGACTTTGATGTGGAGCAGTACAAGAAGTTTTGGACCAAAAAGTGA